From the Candidatus Krumholzibacteriota bacterium genome, one window contains:
- the rho gene encoding transcription termination factor Rho has protein sequence MDIAELKSKKIDELMELADELNVEGASNMRKQEIIFSILEAQAKINGLIFNQGVLQILPEGFGFLRSPSYNYLPGPDDIYISPSQIKKFSLRTGDTVYGQIRPPKDSERYFALLKVEAVNDEPPEKARQKMFFDNLTPLYPESIIQLEHDPKDLSTRVMTLLTPIGKGQRALIVAPPRTGKTILLQKIANAITTNHPEIVLIVLLIDERPEEVTDMERSVKGEVISSTFDEPADRHVQVSDMVIEKAKRLVEHGKDVVILLDSITRLARAHNAVVPHSGKILSGGVDSNALQRPKRFFGAARNTEEQGSLTIIATALVETGSRMDEVIFEEFKGTGNLEIVLDRRLSDKRVWPAIDIFRSGTRKEELLLDEKVIAKVYILRKFLSDKNCVEAMEFLMEKMSRTKTNAKFLSSMNA, from the coding sequence ATGGATATTGCAGAACTGAAAAGCAAGAAGATCGATGAACTGATGGAGCTGGCCGATGAACTCAATGTCGAGGGCGCCAGCAATATGAGAAAACAGGAGATTATCTTCAGTATCCTGGAGGCGCAGGCCAAGATCAACGGCCTGATCTTCAATCAGGGTGTCCTGCAGATACTTCCGGAAGGTTTTGGTTTTCTCCGTTCCCCATCGTACAATTACCTTCCCGGTCCCGATGACATATATATTTCACCATCACAGATAAAGAAGTTTTCGCTGAGGACCGGCGATACGGTATATGGTCAGATACGGCCCCCGAAAGATTCGGAAAGGTACTTCGCCCTGCTCAAGGTGGAAGCGGTAAACGATGAACCACCGGAGAAGGCCCGCCAGAAGATGTTCTTTGATAACCTCACGCCTCTTTATCCTGAGAGTATCATCCAGCTCGAACATGATCCGAAAGACCTTTCGACAAGAGTGATGACGCTTCTGACCCCTATAGGCAAGGGCCAGAGAGCTTTGATCGTCGCTCCGCCGAGAACAGGGAAGACGATCCTTCTGCAGAAGATAGCGAACGCTATCACCACCAACCATCCGGAGATAGTGTTGATAGTGCTCCTAATAGACGAGCGGCCTGAAGAAGTGACCGACATGGAAAGATCGGTCAAGGGAGAAGTCATCAGCTCCACGTTCGATGAACCGGCCGACAGGCACGTCCAGGTCTCGGACATGGTGATCGAGAAGGCAAAGAGACTCGTCGAACATGGAAAGGATGTCGTTATCCTGCTCGACAGCATAACACGGCTCGCCAGAGCGCATAATGCCGTGGTGCCTCATTCGGGGAAGATACTTTCCGGAGGTGTCGATTCAAATGCCCTTCAGCGGCCGAAGAGGTTCTTTGGAGCGGCGAGGAACACCGAGGAACAGGGCTCGCTTACAATAATTGCTACGGCACTCGTCGAGACGGGAAGCAGGATGGATGAAGTTATCTTTGAAGAGTTCAAGGGAACGGGAAACCTCGAGATAGTGCTCGACAGGAGGCTGTCAGACAAGAGGGTCTGGCCGGCCATAGATATATTCAGGTCAGGTACGAGAAAAGAGGAGCTCCTTCTCGACGAGAAGGTCATTGCCAAGGTCTATATCCTTCGGAAGTTCCTCAGCGACAAGAATTGTGTCGAGGCGATGGAATTCCTTATGGAGAAAATGTCGAGGACAAAGACAAACGCGAAATTCCTGTCATCGATGAACGCGTGA
- a CDS encoding DUF1385 domain-containing protein yields the protein MPARERSENLHVGGQAVIEGVMMRSPRGLATAVRVPDGRIVIKAENFISLTKRNRILALPVIRGAVMMIETLSVAIKALSFSADQAVAEDEKKKEGGKSLSTFQMVMVVAGAFALGFLVFFYIPLLITEAFGFKSGFFFNLVDGILRLLFVFLYIVLISRWKDMRRVFEYHGAEHKTIFAFEDDPDVTCEKAAARSRLHPRCSTSFLLIIVIVSVLVFVFLGRPENIADRLVRFSLIPVIAGISYELLKLSARPGIDRKIGFLFWPGLFLQRFTTKEPSADQIEVAIAALNACLDDKLLERNGIIN from the coding sequence ATGCCTGCAAGGGAACGATCGGAGAATCTCCATGTCGGGGGACAGGCGGTCATCGAAGGTGTAATGATGCGTTCTCCCCGTGGGCTCGCGACTGCCGTCCGCGTTCCTGATGGCAGGATAGTCATCAAAGCGGAAAATTTCATCTCCCTTACAAAAAGAAACAGGATCCTCGCCCTTCCGGTGATCCGCGGGGCCGTCATGATGATCGAAACGCTGAGCGTCGCGATAAAGGCCCTTTCTTTTTCCGCCGACCAGGCGGTAGCTGAAGATGAGAAAAAGAAGGAGGGAGGCAAATCGCTTTCGACCTTTCAGATGGTTATGGTCGTAGCCGGCGCTTTCGCTCTCGGTTTTCTCGTCTTTTTCTATATCCCCCTTCTGATAACCGAGGCGTTCGGCTTTAAAAGTGGATTTTTCTTCAATCTCGTCGATGGGATCCTGAGGCTTCTCTTTGTTTTTCTCTATATAGTGCTGATAAGCAGGTGGAAGGATATGAGAAGGGTCTTTGAATATCACGGAGCCGAGCATAAGACGATCTTCGCCTTCGAGGACGACCCTGATGTCACCTGCGAAAAGGCGGCGGCAAGGTCGAGGCTCCATCCGAGATGCAGCACGAGTTTTTTGCTAATTATTGTGATCGTCAGCGTACTGGTTTTCGTCTTTTTAGGCAGGCCCGAGAATATCGCTGACCGCCTGGTCCGCTTCTCCCTTATTCCGGTGATCGCGGGGATATCATACGAATTGCTCAAGCTTTCGGCCCGTCCCGGGATCGATCGAAAGATCGGCTTTCTTTTCTGGCCGGGATTGTTCCTTCAGAGATTCACGACGAAAGAGCCATCCGCCGATCAGATAGAGGTCGCGATAGCGGCTCTCAACGCCTGCCTTGACGACAAATTGCTGGAAAGAAACGGTATTATTAATTAA
- a CDS encoding response regulator: MSKGKILVVDDEVNITQILEFSIGSEGYQVITASNGEEAIDVARREQPDLIILDIMMPKIDGYEACRIIKTNPLTKNIPVILLTAKGRDIDKRLGYEVGATDYIIKPFSPNKLIDRIQKLLVSAK; encoded by the coding sequence ATGAGCAAGGGCAAGATTCTCGTCGTCGATGATGAGGTCAACATAACGCAGATCCTTGAGTTCAGCATCGGTTCGGAAGGGTATCAGGTCATCACGGCTTCGAACGGCGAGGAAGCGATAGATGTCGCGAGAAGGGAGCAGCCCGATCTTATCATTCTTGATATCATGATGCCGAAGATAGACGGATACGAAGCATGCAGGATCATCAAGACGAATCCTCTGACGAAAAATATCCCGGTCATTCTGCTCACGGCCAAGGGAAGGGATATAGACAAGAGGCTTGGTTATGAGGTAGGCGCGACCGATTACATAATAAAGCCTTTCAGCCCCAACAAGCTCATCGACAGGATCCAGAAACTTCTGGTCAGCGCGAAGTAG
- the rpmE gene encoding 50S ribosomal protein L31: MKKDIHPKYTNTKISCICGNVIETSSTQEDIHVEICSNCHPFFTGKQKLIDTAGRVERFQRKYGDYRKKEAKE, encoded by the coding sequence ATGAAGAAAGATATTCACCCCAAGTACACAAATACGAAAATAAGCTGTATTTGCGGTAACGTGATCGAGACATCTTCGACGCAGGAAGATATTCACGTGGAGATATGTTCCAACTGCCACCCTTTCTTTACAGGAAAGCAGAAACTTATCGATACGGCAGGGCGCGTTGAAAGATTCCAGCGCAAATACGGCGATTATCGTAAAAAAGAAGCAAAAGAATAA
- a CDS encoding tetratricopeptide repeat protein, with product MRRNQAVLALLVFMLLGIFACKSVETTSAMLHNQTKNFDKAIEMATLAIEKKPDDAEAYFQLGVSYSYTGKMKMAYDSFMKAAELDPKKEEVVSQNIASNWASHYNRGLNELQAENYEGAAKEFAEATEADPRKVKSWYNLAMVYNHLSAEDSTYLEPSFESADMLMDRITEDHADYGKVLALTGRIMVKRGEDEKALEIFDKLLLFDPAKAETVEGVGNDYLRRNDYAGAIKLYEMAINAYMRAETESADVYYNLGVCYLKQEEYMKAADAYQQVIAIEPENRHAHYSLLLAYYQGEFWDEVILQGQKYTTEIAPDDPSGWQILGLTYNKKQMKTMAEKAMEKYLELTQQQ from the coding sequence ATGAGAAGAAATCAGGCGGTACTGGCTCTGCTGGTCTTCATGCTTCTCGGCATCTTTGCCTGCAAAAGCGTAGAGACCACCAGCGCGATGCTTCATAACCAGACCAAGAATTTCGATAAGGCGATAGAGATGGCGACCCTTGCCATCGAGAAAAAACCCGATGACGCTGAAGCATATTTTCAGCTTGGAGTTTCGTACAGCTATACCGGAAAGATGAAAATGGCGTACGATTCTTTCATGAAGGCCGCCGAGCTCGATCCGAAGAAGGAAGAGGTGGTATCTCAGAATATCGCGTCGAACTGGGCTTCGCACTACAACAGGGGACTTAACGAGCTTCAGGCTGAAAACTACGAGGGCGCTGCCAAGGAATTCGCCGAAGCGACAGAGGCGGATCCGAGGAAGGTAAAAAGCTGGTATAATCTGGCGATGGTCTATAACCATCTTTCAGCCGAAGACAGCACCTATCTGGAACCGTCTTTCGAATCGGCTGATATGCTGATGGACAGGATCACGGAAGACCATGCCGATTACGGAAAGGTGCTGGCGCTTACGGGAAGGATCATGGTCAAACGCGGTGAGGATGAGAAGGCCCTTGAGATCTTCGACAAACTCCTCCTTTTTGATCCGGCCAAGGCCGAGACGGTCGAAGGCGTCGGCAATGATTACCTGCGCAGGAACGATTATGCCGGAGCGATCAAGCTTTATGAGATGGCGATAAACGCTTACATGCGTGCAGAGACCGAGAGCGCCGACGTCTATTATAATCTTGGCGTCTGTTATCTCAAGCAGGAAGAATATATGAAAGCTGCCGATGCCTATCAGCAGGTGATAGCGATAGAACCTGAAAACAGGCATGCTCATTACAGCCTCCTTCTCGCTTATTATCAGGGGGAATTCTGGGATGAAGTGATTCTGCAGGGGCAGAAGTATACTACCGAGATAGCGCCCGACGATCCCAGCGGATGGCAGATCCTCGGGCTTACCTATAACAAGAAACAGATGAAGACGATGGCTGAAAAGGCCATGGAAAAATATCTGGAACTCACCCAACAGCAGTAG
- the priA gene encoding primosomal protein N': MTDEKSHTSFADVALPMPVDRLFTYKVPDELARTLSPGCRVMVPVGRRKVTGYVISLHSDDEGKFRIKDILAQVDDQPLVTEDLMRLARWISDYYIHSLGEVLRAMLPASIKGKGRKSAEDQKEGEFPREAHRPVLGKDQQAAFDAVMAAFHGGRGENFLIYGVTGSGKTEVYLRVIEEVLAAGRTALVLVPEIALIPQSTARFRRRFGSSVAVLHSRLTGPQRSSIWKKAAAGDISVVIGPRSAVFVPLKDLGMIIVDEEQDPSFKQEEKPHYSAVEVAKFRGRNEKTVVVFGSATPSLEIYDSALKNETTSFSISSRPAQSSLPPVEIVDMRGRAELISDELLQALEGCVGKGEQAIVLLNRRGHANYIQCRKCGWIDRCPNCSISLTYHSSGHRLICHYCGYLSSLPDRCPRCGDFNIIQKGIGTQRVEMELGNLVPSARILRMDLDTTAGKRSHLEILEKFAKGEAQILLGTRMVAKGHHYPGVTLVGVIAADAGLNFPDFRAAERTFQLLSQAAGRTGRGRKKGNVIIQALAPEHYLYDYLKTHDFDGFARNELLLRKEFRYPPVSRLILFTLSSDSPGPASAAASRARDAVVSAGIVDESDILGPVPAVVGRLRRKFRFQVLVKGTGENAAKKAIVDIFRKELDGKREVDLQWNIDPGNLF, translated from the coding sequence ATGACCGATGAAAAAAGCCATACCTCTTTTGCCGATGTTGCCCTGCCCATGCCCGTGGACAGGCTTTTTACATATAAAGTGCCCGATGAGCTCGCCAGGACCCTTTCTCCCGGATGCCGCGTCATGGTTCCCGTGGGAAGAAGAAAGGTGACGGGATACGTCATCTCGCTCCATTCCGACGATGAAGGGAAATTCCGGATAAAGGATATCCTCGCCCAGGTGGACGATCAGCCTCTTGTTACCGAAGATCTGATGAGGTTGGCGCGCTGGATATCTGATTACTATATCCATTCGCTCGGCGAAGTGCTCAGAGCGATGCTACCGGCGAGTATAAAGGGAAAGGGCAGGAAGTCAGCGGAAGACCAGAAGGAAGGAGAGTTTCCCCGCGAGGCTCACAGGCCGGTTCTTGGAAAGGACCAGCAGGCGGCGTTCGACGCGGTAATGGCTGCGTTTCATGGAGGCCGGGGGGAGAATTTCCTGATCTATGGGGTCACGGGAAGCGGCAAGACCGAAGTATACCTGCGCGTCATAGAGGAAGTACTGGCGGCCGGCAGGACAGCCCTTGTCCTCGTTCCCGAGATAGCGCTGATCCCGCAGTCAACGGCAAGGTTCAGAAGGAGATTCGGCAGCAGCGTCGCCGTTCTGCACAGCAGGCTAACCGGCCCGCAACGTTCATCGATATGGAAAAAAGCGGCGGCAGGAGATATCAGCGTGGTGATCGGTCCGCGCTCGGCAGTCTTCGTGCCGCTGAAGGACCTGGGTATGATAATCGTCGACGAAGAGCAGGACCCCTCTTTCAAACAGGAGGAAAAACCGCACTACAGCGCCGTGGAAGTCGCAAAGTTCAGGGGGAGGAACGAAAAAACAGTCGTCGTCTTCGGTTCGGCTACGCCTTCGCTCGAGATCTACGACAGCGCCCTGAAAAATGAAACGACCAGTTTCAGCATCTCTTCCCGTCCAGCGCAGAGCAGCCTTCCTCCGGTCGAGATCGTCGATATGCGAGGACGGGCCGAGCTGATCTCGGACGAACTGCTCCAGGCGCTTGAGGGATGCGTGGGAAAGGGTGAACAGGCTATCGTCCTTCTGAACAGGCGCGGGCACGCCAACTATATCCAGTGCCGCAAGTGCGGATGGATCGACCGGTGTCCGAACTGCTCGATCTCACTCACGTACCACAGCAGCGGGCACAGGCTGATCTGTCATTACTGCGGCTATTTGAGCTCTCTGCCCGACAGGTGCCCGAGATGTGGAGATTTCAATATCATTCAGAAAGGGATCGGGACCCAGAGAGTCGAGATGGAACTTGGCAACCTTGTTCCTTCGGCGAGGATCCTCAGGATGGATCTAGATACGACGGCGGGCAAGAGAAGCCATCTCGAGATACTTGAAAAATTCGCGAAAGGTGAGGCTCAGATCCTCCTCGGCACGAGGATGGTGGCAAAAGGCCATCACTATCCCGGAGTGACCCTGGTCGGAGTGATCGCGGCCGACGCGGGATTGAATTTTCCGGATTTCAGAGCCGCCGAAAGGACCTTTCAACTCCTTTCACAGGCGGCTGGCAGGACTGGAAGAGGCAGAAAGAAGGGAAATGTCATCATACAGGCCCTCGCGCCGGAGCATTACCTCTATGATTACCTTAAGACTCATGACTTCGACGGCTTCGCGAGGAATGAACTCCTTCTCAGAAAAGAATTCAGGTATCCTCCGGTGAGCAGGCTGATCCTCTTTACGTTATCTTCCGACTCACCTGGCCCCGCGTCGGCAGCCGCCTCGCGAGCGAGGGACGCGGTCGTTTCGGCAGGTATAGTCGATGAATCGGATATACTAGGTCCGGTGCCCGCGGTCGTCGGCAGACTGAGAAGGAAGTTCCGGTTCCAGGTCCTGGTAAAGGGGACGGGAGAGAACGCCGCCAAAAAGGCGATAGTTGATATCTTCAGAAAAGAACTGGACGGAAAGAGGGAAGTCGACCTCCAGTGGAACATCGATCCGGGGAACCTGTTTTAA
- a CDS encoding GAF domain-containing protein, with protein MLRSGAENIFMGDAGSLTYVFLVAFLSLLSVYRIVTAMRGRTATVARGLVAGLLLISLSRAVNISTLPLQHAGFGFISSILSIAGFYIVMTIMASGRREEDISFWNKRIVIPAVAVGLIIGGIIQFAVIGGIVVLTFFYSVSAFMPAGVMAGYLHARKRIGSRTPALFTVSAVFLMVSTMMMSLRHSGITGADPFWSQLFSLIDITGFFLFLGAFVSDTGNVRIARETESIQPRITAPFNSAEAVSDASGEGRHLVDISLMVIRDERTQSVYRKIADSLIEETGADFAHIRVAGGSDEILETQAFVVKEDRELASHFSKSVKKSRIKSLCRDENAAGYGYRIEKDSLGEEISEFVPEDIEWEEGSLLLMPVKFEGVLKGVMTAGFLHDGITSATKSMWIYSNNIIEIFARENFRSRIKNGQKELLFVKDELEAANQLKSNFLSIVSHELRTPLTSVKAYSETLRDNVETIERDTIGNFLNVMGEETDRIIKMVDNILNYSSMETGRLKVEKSSCDLNQIISEVLDEADDDFVERNIEKNIKMPRHQVLIDADRELIRQLLLNLVGNAVKFTPEKGKVTITLEEEASAARIVVQDTGNGIPEDQLEKIFERFHQADATDTREYGGSGLGLAICKNIVEWHDGRIWVENVKEAGAKFVIILPMKDIIVRQATASGNIGSVRFERERYLSLLVEMLSEFMQARKASIMVLDQNKQVLRVIAAKGLDAEFVQNTRVETGDRIAGRVFLEGESVQVFDIENDKRVARANNSAYYGTSSFISSPVKVDGDIIGVLNVSDHVDGREFTRADTGILEAFSEIVGRMLKKLDAYEKVSGNFEKVKDAMRCILHMREGVGSGNLVNYTLIALAIADRLGLTEESKTALRMGMNIYDLGMMKVPRSIRVKKEELTTGEKKKLIDHPNIGFSLLSPMGIDERIMRMVIYHHEHYDGSGYPEGLVREEIPIEARIINVVDSFRALVSQGPYRRAFTLDEAKNEIIRGSRTKFDPKIVGAFVKALHDTGARVDNGDFYLDVIEKELEESRKENMENYEKEAKKEEIT; from the coding sequence ATGTTAAGGTCGGGCGCTGAAAACATTTTTATGGGTGACGCTGGATCTCTGACATACGTCTTCCTCGTTGCTTTCCTCTCTCTCCTGTCGGTCTATCGAATAGTCACGGCGATGAGGGGAAGGACCGCGACGGTAGCGCGGGGGCTTGTTGCCGGACTGCTGCTTATCTCTCTCTCCAGGGCGGTAAATATTTCTACGCTTCCGCTTCAGCACGCCGGATTCGGTTTCATATCCTCTATTCTTTCGATAGCAGGTTTCTATATCGTCATGACAATCATGGCTTCGGGCAGAAGGGAAGAGGATATTTCCTTCTGGAACAAAAGGATCGTTATTCCCGCTGTCGCGGTGGGCCTTATCATCGGAGGAATCATCCAGTTCGCCGTTATAGGCGGCATAGTCGTCCTGACTTTCTTCTATTCCGTTTCAGCATTCATGCCGGCGGGAGTAATGGCTGGGTATCTGCACGCGAGAAAGAGGATAGGGTCCAGGACGCCGGCGTTATTCACCGTTTCAGCGGTGTTTCTGATGGTGTCTACGATGATGATGAGCCTTCGACATTCCGGGATCACGGGGGCTGATCCGTTCTGGAGCCAGCTCTTCTCCCTGATAGATATAACGGGATTTTTCCTTTTCCTTGGCGCTTTCGTCAGTGACACCGGGAATGTCCGGATCGCCCGGGAGACCGAATCGATCCAGCCAAGGATAACGGCGCCATTTAACAGCGCCGAGGCGGTATCGGACGCGTCCGGGGAAGGGAGACACCTGGTTGATATCAGCCTGATGGTAATAAGGGACGAGAGGACACAGAGCGTTTACAGAAAGATCGCTGATTCGCTGATCGAAGAAACGGGCGCGGATTTTGCGCATATCAGGGTGGCGGGCGGTTCCGATGAGATACTCGAGACACAGGCGTTTGTCGTTAAAGAAGACAGAGAACTTGCCTCTCACTTTTCAAAGAGTGTCAAGAAGTCGAGGATCAAGAGCCTTTGCCGGGACGAGAATGCCGCGGGTTACGGATACAGGATTGAAAAAGATTCGCTGGGAGAGGAGATATCCGAATTTGTACCGGAAGATATCGAATGGGAGGAGGGTTCGCTTCTGCTGATGCCGGTGAAGTTCGAAGGGGTCCTGAAAGGGGTAATGACGGCCGGATTCCTGCATGACGGGATAACATCCGCGACGAAAAGCATGTGGATATATTCGAACAATATCATAGAGATCTTTGCCCGCGAGAATTTCAGAAGCAGGATCAAGAACGGTCAGAAGGAACTCCTCTTCGTAAAGGATGAACTCGAAGCGGCGAACCAGCTGAAATCGAATTTTCTTTCGATAGTCTCTCACGAACTCAGAACGCCTCTGACATCGGTGAAGGCCTATTCTGAGACCCTGCGAGACAACGTCGAGACGATTGAACGCGATACGATCGGGAATTTCCTGAACGTCATGGGAGAGGAGACCGACAGGATCATCAAGATGGTCGATAATATCCTCAACTATTCGAGTATGGAGACGGGGCGTCTTAAAGTCGAGAAATCGTCGTGCGACCTCAATCAGATAATAAGCGAAGTGCTCGATGAAGCAGATGATGATTTCGTCGAGCGTAATATAGAAAAGAACATAAAGATGCCGCGGCATCAAGTGTTGATCGATGCTGACAGGGAACTTATAAGGCAGCTGCTCCTCAATCTCGTCGGTAACGCCGTAAAATTCACACCCGAAAAGGGGAAAGTCACGATCACTCTCGAAGAAGAAGCTTCAGCGGCACGTATCGTCGTGCAGGACACGGGCAACGGGATCCCCGAGGATCAGCTTGAAAAGATCTTCGAAAGGTTCCACCAGGCAGACGCGACTGATACGCGTGAATATGGAGGATCGGGGCTCGGGCTCGCGATATGCAAGAATATAGTGGAATGGCACGATGGAAGGATCTGGGTGGAAAATGTCAAGGAAGCCGGCGCGAAATTCGTGATTATCCTTCCGATGAAGGACATAATCGTCAGACAGGCGACGGCTTCCGGCAATATCGGGTCGGTCCGTTTCGAAAGAGAAAGATATCTTTCCCTCCTGGTCGAGATGCTTTCGGAGTTCATGCAGGCCAGAAAAGCCTCGATAATGGTCCTCGATCAGAACAAGCAGGTCTTGAGGGTGATAGCGGCCAAGGGACTTGACGCGGAATTCGTGCAGAATACCAGGGTGGAGACAGGCGACCGGATCGCAGGCAGAGTCTTTCTCGAAGGAGAGTCCGTACAGGTCTTTGATATAGAAAACGACAAAAGAGTGGCGAGAGCGAACAACAGCGCCTATTACGGTACGAGCTCGTTCATATCTTCCCCGGTGAAGGTCGATGGCGATATCATCGGCGTCCTTAACGTAAGCGACCACGTTGACGGGCGTGAATTCACAAGGGCCGATACGGGGATCCTTGAAGCGTTCAGCGAGATCGTGGGAAGGATGCTCAAGAAGCTTGACGCTTATGAAAAAGTCTCGGGCAATTTCGAAAAAGTCAAGGACGCGATGAGATGCATACTCCACATGAGAGAAGGCGTCGGAAGCGGGAACCTCGTAAACTACACGCTTATAGCTCTCGCGATTGCCGACAGGCTGGGACTTACCGAAGAATCAAAGACGGCGCTGAGGATGGGGATGAACATCTACGACCTCGGGATGATGAAAGTACCGAGGAGTATCAGGGTCAAGAAGGAAGAACTGACGACCGGGGAAAAGAAAAAACTGATCGATCATCCGAATATCGGATTCTCGCTCCTCTCGCCGATGGGAATAGACGAGCGGATCATGAGGATGGTCATCTACCATCACGAACATTACGACGGAAGCGGATATCCCGAAGGGCTCGTCAGAGAGGAGATCCCGATCGAAGCAAGGATAATCAATGTCGTCGATTCGTTCAGGGCGCTTGTCTCGCAGGGGCCGTACAGAAGGGCGTTCACTCTCGACGAGGCGAAAAATGAAATAATCAGGGGCTCGAGGACGAAATTCGATCCGAAGATCGTGGGAGCTTTCGTAAAAGCGCTTCATGACACCGGGGCCAGAGTCGATAACGGCGATTTTTATCTCGATGTCATAGAGAAAGAGCTTGAAGAATCAAGAAAAGAAAATATGGAAAACTACGAAAAAGAAGCAAAGAAGGAGGAGATTACATGA